The DNA region AGTTCTACCAAGTAGGCGAGGAGCAGGGTGTTGGACCAGAGCTTCAGGTCTCATCATGGTGGTAGTGTAGATGATATGTGATGGGACCGGGAGCCGCTGGCCCACGTCCACCAACAGCTCCCAGTCTCAGGCTTTCTCCAAATACTGAATGAAGAAATTCATTCACTGCAAAGATGAAACTGAGCCGGggacttttgacccatgttgtgtatcaacgGGTTAATGGAGCTttgtctgactgtgtctctctgtgtctgtaggTCCAGCTGTCCAGGTCTCTGTTCTCTGGACAAAGTGACACAAGGACagactgtctgtctgctcagGACAGCATCACACAGTGCAGCAGGTAGACAGGCACATAGACACTGAGgtgtagagacagacagctaGAGACAGTCTCAAGCTCTTGACAttgttgtgtctctcaggtagttgtgttgtttgtccagcagggggcagcaggtggatgatgatgttgatgatgtccTCAGTCTTCCACACACTGTGGGTTCGTATTTAATGATGAAGAACTTCAGACGTTCCACTGAAACTCAGTTTGATATGAAATCGGAGTGAGAGTGTGACGACCAATCACAGCCggagctcctcctctttctttcagtGGTCGACTGTCCGAGCTCTGACGTCATCCAACGTCTGACGGAGAAAAGGCGGAAAAAACATGAAGAGGCTCTGAAGCAGCTGGAAACTGAGCTGACACGTCTCAGTCAGGTAGAACATATCCATACATCACAGTTCAACATGTTATACTTCTCCTGAAGTGAAGctccgcccacacacactctcaaccATCCTGAGTCTCAGTTGTCATCATGACGAATTCAacccaaactgatcagaaactgaaacgacagaaacatcttaACAAACATTCAATTAACGAATACTTTGATTCTTTAGTTTgctccatgtcccgtctgctaacgtggaggaggtttatgacctgtactgcagccagacaccagggggcgatagagatGTCATGTCAgccatgtttatttacactctgtgatacacacacacgttcacaggCTCCGCCCTCTACTGCTTCAGGTGTGTGATGCTCAGGTGATGTCTATCAGTCGGGAAATCACCTCGTCTCTACAGGAAGTGAACgtccaacaggaagtgaacgtCCAACAGGAAGAGAACGTCCAACCGAAGACACCTGAAGACCCCCCCACACGTCCCTTctgcctgcaggtaaacacacagtatACAGATAGAAGTGTttctatgttatatgttatatattcatattatatttctgattctgatctgttTAACATATGAATACGATGTGtgtggcagcagctgcaggacgagaagaagagaatcatggagctgaaacacaaactgacagaatGTGAGAGTCAGTGCATCCAG from Limanda limanda chromosome 5, fLimLim1.1, whole genome shotgun sequence includes:
- the ccdc180 gene encoding coiled-coil domain-containing protein 180, whose translation is MFLTGFCQFYQVGEEQGVGPELQVQLSRSLFSGQSDTRTDCLSAQDSITQCSRGQQVDDDVDDVLSLPHTVVVDCPSSDVIQRLTEKRRKKHEEALKQLETELTRLSQVCDAQVMSISREITSSLQEVNVQQEVNVQQEENVQPKTPEDPPTRPFCLQQLQDEKKRIMELKHKLTECESQCIQQIRGVLRKYCHLLEKISFLLPPDVHRLIHGIATMVNQSLLVNRRKVARLLLLF